A portion of the Scylla paramamosain isolate STU-SP2022 chromosome 2, ASM3559412v1, whole genome shotgun sequence genome contains these proteins:
- the LOC135109835 gene encoding ATP-dependent RNA helicase me31b-like yields MADMATIPNHTSPIKPIINNQVVKPLDDKSWKSQLVLPPRDRRKRTSDVTDTKGNEFEDFCLKRDLLMGIFEKGWEKPSPIQEASIPVALSGRDILARAKNGTGKTGAYSIPLLEQIDPTQNHIQALVIVPTRELALQTSHICNELAKHLGVKVMVTTGGTNLKDDIMRIYEIVHAVIATPGRILDLMEKKVAVMDKCRMLVLDEADKLLSQDFKGMLDRVISYLPPERQILLYSATFPLTVEQFMKKHLRSPYEINLMDELTLKGVTQYYAFVQERQKVHCLNTLFSKLQINQSIIFCNSTQRVELLAKKITDLGYSCYYIHAKMAQAHRNRVFHDFRAGLCRNLVCSDLFTRGIDIQAVNVVINFDFPKMAETYLHRIGRSGRFGHLGIAINLITYDDRFALHRIEQELGTEIKPIPKVIDPALYVAEHHFEEDDEGNISK; encoded by the exons ATGGCAGACATGGCAACCATCCCCAACCATACCTCGCCCATCAAACCCATAATCAATAACCAGGTGGTGAA GCCTCTTGATGACAAATCGTGGAAGTCCCAGCTGGTGCTTCCTCcaagagacagaaggaaacgAACATCAGATGTGACAGACACTAAAGGCAATGAGTTTGAGGACTTCTGTTTGAAGCGGGACTTATTGATGGGTATCTTTGAGAAGGGGTGGGAGAAGCCGTCCCCCATCCAGGAGGCCTCCATCCCCGTTGCCCTCAGTGGAAGAGATATTCTGGCTCGTGCCAAGAATGGCACTGGAAAGACAGGGGCATACTCCATCCCCCTCCTGGAGCAG ATTGATCCAACTCAGAACCACATCCAAGCTCTGGTCATTGTGCCCACACGAGAACTGGCTCTGCAGACTAGTCATATTTGCAATGAGTTAGCCAAACATTTAGGTGTCAAGGTTATGGTGACAACTGGAGGAACTAATTTAAAG GATGACATCATGAGAATCTATGAGATAGTGCATGCGGTGATTGCCACTCCCGGTAGAATCCTTGACTTGATGGAGAAGAAGGTTGCAGTTATGGACAAATGCCGGATGTTGGTATTAGATGAGGCTGACAAACTCTTGTCCCAGGACTTCAAAGGCATGTTGGACAGAGTGATCTCTTACCTACCTCCAGAGCGACAGATCCTCCTCTACTCTGCCACGTTTCCTCTCACTGTGGAACAATTCATGAAGAAGCATCTGAG ATCTCCATATGAAATCAACCTGATGGATGAGCTGACCCTGAAAGGAGTGACACAGTACTATGCATTTGTCCAAGAGCGACAGAAAGTCCACTGCCTAAATACCCTATTCTCAAAG CTACAAATCAACCAAAGTATCATCTTCTGTAATTCCACGCAAAGAGTTGAACTGTTGGCCAAGAAGATTACTGACCTGGGGTACTCGTGCTACTACATCCATGCTAAGATGGCTCAGGCCCATCGCAACCGTGTCTTCCACGACTTCCGTGCTGGACTCTGCAGGAACCTCGTGTGCTCAG ACTTGTTTACAAGAGGTATAGACATCCAAGCTGTTAATGTCGTCATAAACTTTGACTTCCCCAAGATGGCCGAAACTTACTTGCACAGGATTGGTAGATCAGGACGCTTTGGGCACCTTGGCATTGCCATCAATCTGATAACTTATGACGATCGCTTTGCTCTGCATCGCATTGAGCAGGAGTTAGGCACAGAGATCAAGCCTATCCCCAAG GTCATCGATCCTGCTCTGTATGTTGCGGAGCATCACTTTGAAGAGGATGACGAAGGCAATATCAGCAAGTAA